A genomic window from Triticum urartu cultivar G1812 chromosome 7, Tu2.1, whole genome shotgun sequence includes:
- the LOC125521003 gene encoding probable 2-oxoglutarate-dependent dioxygenase SLC1, giving the protein MCIACSSNKLSIYSQIPKEVTAMAIVGLSNAGDRLPPKRAVGDDDEAAAADYRLKGVRHLSDAGITRLPGKYVLPASDRPGRSVSAGTRVKLPVVDLGRLRVPSERAAVLKTLEAACREFGFFQVVNHGVDVDGAAARMLDVAARFFELPFQERARYMSADVRAPVRYGTSFNQANDAVLCWRDFLKLSCAPPLRDVVPSWPDSPADLREVAAEYASANRRVFVEVVEAALEAMGIGGGDGVMEELATAGSHMMTVNCYPACPQPELTLGMPPHSDYGFLTLVLQDDVEGLQVMHGGEWLTVDPVPGSFVVNIGDHFEIYSNGRYKSVLHRVGVNSTRPRISVASFHSVGAERVVGPAAELLDQGRGGEPRRYMDTDFATFLAYLASAEGKHKTFLQSRRLAFADVHF; this is encoded by the exons ATGTGCATAGCTTGCTCATCCAATAAGCTATCTATATACTCCCAAATACCAAAAGAGGTTACGGCCATGGCGATAGTTGGCTTGTCAAATGCGGGCGACCGCCTGCCTCCCAAGAGAGCGGTCGGCGACGACGATGAAGCTGCCGCAGCCGACTACCGCCTCAAAGGCGTGAGGCACCTCTCCGACGCCGGCATTACCAGGCTTCCAGGCAAGTACGTCCTGCCGGCTTCGGATCGCCCCGGCCGGAGCGTCAGCGCGGGCACGAGGGTGAAGCTCCCCGTCGTGGACCTCGGGCGCCTCCGCGTGCCCTCAGAGCGAGCGGCCGTGTTGAAAACTCTCGAGGCCGCATGCCGGGAGTTCGGCTTCTTCCAGGTGGTGAACCACGGCGTGGACGTTGATGGGGCGGCCGCCAGGATGCTTGACGTGGCGGCGCGGTTCTTCGAGCTTCCCTTCCAGGAGCGCGCGCGGTACATGTCGGCTGATGTCCGCGCGCCCGTTCGGTACGGTACGAGCTTCAACCAGGCCAACGACGCCGTCCTCTGCTGGCGAGACTTCCTCAAGCTCTCCTGCGCGCCGCCGCTGCGCGACGTGGTGCCTTCGTGGCCCGACTCGCCGGCGGACCTCAGGGAGGTGGCGGCTGAGTACGCCTCGGCGAACCGGCGGGTGTTCGTTGAGGTCGTGGAGGCGGCGCTGGAGGCCATGGGTATCGGAGGAGGTGACGGCGTGATGGAGGAGCTGGCCACGGCTGGTTCGCACATGATGACGGTGAACTGCTACCCGGCGTGCCCGCAGCCAGAGCTGACGCTGGGGATGCCGCCGCACTCCGACTACGGCTTCCTGACGCTGGTACTCCAGGACGACGTGGAGGGCCTCCAGGTTATGCACGGCGGCGAATGGCTCACCGTCGACCCCGTCCCTGGTTCCTTCGTCGTCAACATCGGCGACCACTTCGAG ATATACAGCAACGGCCGGTATAAGAGCGTGCTGCACCGGGTGGGCGTGAACTCGACGCGCCCGCGCATCTCGGTGGCGTCGTTCCACAGCGTGGGGGCGGAGCGGGTGGTCGGGCCGGCGGCGGAGCTCCTCGACCAGGGCCGCGGCGGGGAACCACGGCGGTATATGGACACCGACTTCGCCACCTTCCTGGCTTACCTCGCCTCTGCCGAGGGCAAGCACAAGACCTTCCTCCAGTCAAGGAGGCTCGCCTTCGCTGACGTCCACTTTTGA